From a single Crateriforma spongiae genomic region:
- a CDS encoding response regulator — MNDRVLFVDDEQKMLDAVARRFEGTFEIHTASSGAMALQMMEHQDPFGVVICDMRMPQMDGLQLIKEARKKFPDSIYMMLTGNQDLTTACNAVNVGQVFRLLHKPCHSSVLHRAIEDGLMQYDLLNGREDLLRRTFGGALTVLTEILELTHPIVFQRSHTVMRFVDELADQMGLGKPWDYRVAASLANIGRVVVGEHDQDRSDTYGVCIDSEAEIAGRLIANIPRLTDVAEIVRRHPNASRIPDHPEQSRETRIEAGALLLRTAIVYEFHLRSGLKPDRALTQLTHAIPGLAKSVLDAAARLDVSEFSAPDDERPDVEIRPYALKEGMILAQNVQTRDGSLLLSKGTRLSQAFIERLQQMAIRDDLRPLFVQAIVETPDAQEASEESEPNAADESQGQSDGDTDVGANADHVAADSFSGADEPVAAPI, encoded by the coding sequence ATGAACGATCGAGTCTTATTCGTCGACGACGAACAAAAAATGCTCGACGCGGTGGCGCGTCGCTTCGAAGGGACGTTTGAAATTCATACGGCTTCTTCGGGGGCAATGGCTCTGCAGATGATGGAGCATCAAGACCCGTTCGGTGTTGTGATCTGTGATATGAGAATGCCGCAGATGGACGGCTTGCAATTGATCAAAGAAGCACGGAAGAAGTTCCCCGACAGCATCTACATGATGCTGACTGGTAACCAAGATCTGACGACCGCGTGCAACGCGGTCAACGTTGGTCAGGTGTTCCGATTGCTTCACAAACCATGTCACAGTTCGGTGCTGCATCGCGCGATCGAAGATGGATTGATGCAATATGATTTGCTCAATGGTCGCGAAGATTTGCTACGCCGCACCTTTGGCGGTGCACTGACCGTATTGACGGAAATCTTGGAATTGACGCATCCCATCGTTTTCCAGCGTTCGCACACCGTGATGCGGTTCGTGGACGAATTGGCAGATCAGATGGGCCTGGGCAAACCTTGGGATTATCGCGTCGCCGCATCGCTTGCCAACATCGGCCGGGTCGTCGTGGGCGAACATGACCAGGACCGTTCCGACACTTATGGTGTTTGCATCGATTCGGAAGCCGAGATCGCTGGTCGCTTGATCGCCAATATTCCGCGTTTGACTGATGTGGCGGAAATCGTTCGCCGGCATCCCAATGCCAGTCGAATTCCCGATCATCCCGAACAGTCCCGCGAAACGCGAATCGAAGCCGGCGCTTTGTTGCTTCGTACCGCGATCGTGTACGAATTTCATTTGCGAAGTGGGCTGAAGCCTGACCGGGCTTTGACTCAATTGACGCACGCAATCCCTGGGCTTGCCAAGTCCGTATTGGATGCGGCGGCCAGGTTGGACGTGTCGGAATTCTCGGCACCGGACGATGAAAGACCGGATGTTGAAATTCGACCTTACGCGTTGAAAGAAGGCATGATCCTGGCGCAAAACGTCCAAACCCGCGATGGTTCCCTGCTGTTGTCCAAGGGGACCCGGTTGAGCCAAGCGTTCATTGAACGTTTACAACAAATGGCGATTCGCGATGATTTGCGGCCGCTGTTTGTCCAGGCCATTGTGGAAACACCCGATGCCCAGGAGGCGTCGGAGGAATCCGAACCGAACGCGGCGGATGAATCCCAGGGACAGAGCGACGGCGATACCGACGTCGGTGCGAACGCGGATCACGTTGCGGCCGATTCATTCAGCGGTGCCGACGAACCGGTTGCCGCACCGATCTAG